The following coding sequences are from one Dehalococcoidia bacterium window:
- a CDS encoding glucose 1-dehydrogenase yields the protein MRLEGKVAIITGGANGMGAEECRIFVREGAKVVIADVMEEEGRQVEAEIAESGGDAVFMKLDVTSESNWADAVEATVARYGKVDVLVNNAGISGTHHPDSMSVEGWDNFMNINAKGVFLGMKSVIPEMQKVGGGSIVNISSISGIVGQNVIHMGYNASKGAVRIVTKSAAVQYAQDGIRVNSVHPGAMPPMRSSSAERDPGMRSNMVDVVPMRRLGRTEEVGHAVLFLASDEASYITGAELVVDGGFTAV from the coding sequence ATGAGGCTCGAAGGTAAGGTTGCAATCATCACGGGCGGCGCAAACGGAATGGGCGCCGAGGAGTGCCGGATCTTCGTCCGCGAGGGCGCGAAGGTCGTCATCGCCGACGTCATGGAAGAAGAGGGTCGGCAGGTCGAAGCTGAGATCGCCGAGTCAGGCGGCGATGCCGTCTTCATGAAGCTCGACGTCACCAGCGAGTCCAACTGGGCAGACGCCGTCGAAGCCACGGTTGCACGCTACGGCAAGGTGGATGTCCTCGTGAACAACGCCGGCATCAGCGGCACGCATCATCCCGACTCGATGAGCGTCGAGGGCTGGGACAACTTCATGAATATCAACGCCAAGGGCGTGTTCCTCGGCATGAAGAGCGTGATACCCGAGATGCAGAAGGTGGGCGGCGGTTCCATCGTGAACATATCGTCCATCAGCGGCATCGTGGGCCAGAACGTCATCCACATGGGATACAACGCGTCCAAGGGTGCAGTACGGATCGTCACGAAGTCCGCGGCGGTGCAGTACGCCCAGGACGGGATCAGGGTGAACTCCGTGCATCCCGGCGCGATGCCGCCGATGCGCTCGTCCAGCGCAGAGCGGGACCCGGGCATGAGGAGCAACATGGTCGATGTGGTGCCGATGCGCCGCCTGGGCCGCACCGAAGAGGTCGGACACGCCGTGCTGTTCCTGGCCTCCGACGAAGCGTCCTACATAACCGGCGCAGAACTGGTGGTCGACGGGGGATTCACCGCGGTCTAA
- a CDS encoding M20/M25/M40 family metallo-hydrolase, whose product MTTEAIQQILDSVDREEMLNLAQDLIRIPSFKTEESDVARFLGDYLGERGYEVQLQEVEPGRFQTVAILRGTGGGKSFMLNGHIDIDPLAMGWKRDPWTPSIEGDLIYGGGIRNMKAGVSSLVTAAEAIRKSGVSLQGDLVLACVVGELQGGVGTTYLCQNGPLTDMAVVPEPFGADNILTVHAGVVEMAIHVLGNSRHISRKEEAVDAIAKMCKAVPAIDGVEFTYTPREDLPGLPRINVGGIIGGRGRDYDMRGPNFVSDFCTVIVDVRFLPGMTSASVKADIERALDRIKADDPDFEYEIEMPPDPRYRVFTVVMEPKDEYILDCVLRQYRTVTGREPDGVGTVLPGSYTGDDTCHLWRAGVPCLLYGPGGGSESETIPDEYSRISDMEQVAKVLALTALDVCSLPK is encoded by the coding sequence ATGACCACAGAAGCAATCCAACAGATCCTCGACAGCGTCGACCGCGAAGAGATGCTCAACCTCGCCCAGGACCTCATCAGGATCCCCAGCTTCAAGACGGAGGAGAGCGACGTCGCTCGCTTCCTCGGAGACTACCTGGGGGAGCGCGGCTACGAGGTCCAGCTGCAGGAGGTCGAGCCCGGCCGCTTCCAAACCGTCGCAATCCTCAGGGGCACCGGCGGCGGCAAGTCCTTCATGCTCAACGGCCACATCGACATCGACCCGCTCGCCATGGGCTGGAAGCGAGACCCGTGGACGCCCAGCATCGAGGGCGACCTCATCTACGGCGGAGGCATTCGCAACATGAAGGCCGGCGTTTCGTCTCTCGTGACCGCAGCCGAAGCCATACGCAAGTCCGGCGTATCTCTCCAGGGCGACCTCGTACTCGCCTGCGTCGTTGGCGAGCTTCAGGGAGGAGTGGGCACGACCTACCTCTGCCAGAACGGCCCGCTAACCGACATGGCCGTGGTGCCCGAGCCGTTCGGCGCAGACAACATCCTCACCGTCCACGCTGGCGTGGTTGAGATGGCAATCCACGTCCTAGGTAACTCCCGGCACATCAGCCGCAAGGAAGAGGCCGTCGACGCCATCGCCAAGATGTGCAAGGCCGTGCCCGCCATCGATGGCGTGGAGTTCACCTACACACCCCGCGAAGACCTCCCCGGTCTGCCGAGGATAAACGTCGGCGGAATTATCGGCGGACGCGGACGCGACTACGACATGCGCGGCCCCAACTTCGTCTCCGACTTCTGCACCGTGATCGTCGACGTCCGCTTCCTGCCCGGCATGACCTCGGCGTCGGTCAAGGCCGACATCGAACGCGCCCTCGACCGCATCAAGGCCGACGACCCCGACTTCGAATACGAGATCGAGATGCCGCCCGACCCGAGGTACCGCGTGTTCACGGTCGTCATGGAACCGAAGGACGAGTACATCCTCGACTGCGTCCTGCGACAGTACCGCACAGTAACCGGACGCGAGCCCGACGGAGTCGGCACAGTGCTGCCCGGCTCATACACCGGCGACGACACCTGTCACCTGTGGCGCGCCGGAGTCCCGTGCCTGCTGTACGGTCCCGGAGGCGGCTCCGAGTCCGAGACCATCCCGGACGAGTACAGCCGCATCAGCGACATGGAGCAGGTCGCAAAGGTCCTCGCCCTCACCGCCCTCGACGTCTGCAGCCTGCCCAAGTAA
- a CDS encoding MBL fold metallo-hydrolase has protein sequence MSDFTLHVGGVEIVALSDMNFPFPMPLPELFSTVPAEAWTPYKERYPDTFDGDHMLIEIGCYLVRSQGRTILIDTGYGEGPIESIGGRMGELMDDLTAKGVSPREVDTVFISHLHSDHVGWNVIERDGKLLPAFPNARYVAHQADLDHFRRPDIQAASSVQFMDRCVESIVDLGLFDTLTEDTDLTSELRAVHTPGHTPGHMSVLVSSQGEEALIQGDVFVHPAQVTEDDWNCHFDYDWPLSTETRRKVLDDVEARETPVISCHFPLPGFGTVRRTEGKRYWHVGLGK, from the coding sequence ATGTCAGACTTCACCCTGCACGTGGGCGGCGTTGAGATCGTCGCCCTTTCAGATATGAACTTTCCGTTCCCCATGCCACTCCCTGAGCTGTTCTCGACAGTGCCCGCCGAGGCATGGACGCCCTACAAGGAGCGCTATCCCGATACCTTCGACGGCGACCACATGCTTATTGAGATCGGCTGTTACTTGGTGCGCTCTCAGGGCCGGACCATCCTGATCGACACCGGATACGGCGAGGGCCCCATCGAGTCCATCGGAGGACGCATGGGAGAGCTGATGGATGACCTCACCGCCAAGGGCGTCAGCCCCAGGGAGGTCGACACCGTCTTCATCTCCCACCTTCACTCCGATCACGTTGGCTGGAACGTCATAGAGCGCGACGGCAAGCTGCTCCCCGCCTTTCCCAACGCCCGGTACGTGGCACACCAGGCCGACCTCGACCACTTCCGCAGGCCGGACATTCAGGCGGCATCGAGCGTTCAATTCATGGACAGGTGCGTGGAGTCAATCGTCGATCTCGGCCTCTTCGACACGCTCACCGAGGACACCGATCTGACCTCTGAGCTGAGGGCTGTGCACACCCCCGGCCATACGCCGGGACACATGAGCGTTCTCGTCTCATCCCAGGGCGAAGAAGCCCTGATACAGGGGGACGTGTTCGTGCATCCAGCACAAGTGACCGAGGATGACTGGAACTGCCACTTCGACTACGACTGGCCGCTCTCCACCGAGACCCGAAGAAAGGTGCTAGACGACGTGGAAGCCCGGGAAACGCCCGTCATATCCTGCCACTTCCCCCTTCCGGGCTTCGGGACCGTCAGACGCACCGAAGGCAAACGCTACTGGCACGTAGGACTCGGCAAGTAG
- a CDS encoding VOC family protein, with product MDQPEIEIYPIPLFPTLSVTDVAASLDWYTNRVGFVSAYSLPMPGGGLAMAHVRWRKYADLLLVPDTSPSDAAQPKGIGVAFSLLVDTTSVDEMAANLVSNGVEIAEGPVNRPWNTRDIVVHDPDGYRLVFFEAVDITRSFEDVMGDVSDSVAGDSG from the coding sequence ATGGACCAACCAGAAATCGAGATCTACCCCATCCCCCTCTTCCCGACGCTGTCCGTGACAGACGTGGCCGCGTCCCTTGACTGGTACACCAACAGGGTGGGATTCGTCTCCGCGTACAGCCTGCCCATGCCCGGCGGCGGACTCGCGATGGCCCACGTACGCTGGCGGAAGTACGCAGACCTGCTCCTGGTCCCCGACACATCTCCGTCCGACGCAGCACAGCCTAAGGGCATCGGCGTCGCCTTCTCGCTCCTGGTCGACACGACCTCCGTGGACGAGATGGCCGCAAATCTCGTCAGCAACGGTGTGGAAATAGCCGAAGGCCCCGTAAACCGGCCCTGGAACACCCGCGACATCGTCGTCCATGACCCGGACGGCTACAGACTGGTCTTCTTCGAGGCCGTGGACATCACCAGGAGCTTCGAAGACGTCATGGGAGACGTGTCAGACAGCGTGGCGGGCGATAGCGGCTGA